A genomic window from Deltaproteobacteria bacterium includes:
- the hydA gene encoding dihydropyrimidinase: protein MSVWIRGGTVVTSDRTFRSDVYCENGVIQQVGENLDIPAGAEQVDAGGCYVMPGGIDPQTHMQLPFMGTHAVDDFYTGTASMLTGGTTMLIDFVIPSPQTRLLEAYNTWQDWAQKAAADYSFHIAVTWWDESVPKDMETLATEHGINSFKHFMAYKGAIMADDEILVASFEKARELGALVTVHAENGELVSHLQRRVLEQGITGPEGHPLSRPPEVEGEAANRAIRIAEMVGVPLYIVHTSSKDALDAVIAARLRGQTVFSEVLSQHLVIDDSVYRNPDWRTAAHHVMSPPFRPPHHQEALWCGLQSGLIQTTATDHCTFVTEQKEAGRHDFTKIPNGTGGLEDRMSILWHHGVNKGRLTPNEFVAVTSTNAAKIFNIHPRKGAITVGADADVIVWDPEKSRTISAKTHYQKVDFNIFEGMEIQGVNIATVSNGKLVYTDGDLRAERGAGRYVKRPCHAPYTKALAKRQESKSRS from the coding sequence ATGTCTGTATGGATTCGTGGTGGTACGGTTGTCACCAGTGATCGCACTTTTCGATCTGATGTTTATTGCGAAAATGGTGTCATCCAACAAGTTGGTGAAAACCTCGATATTCCGGCCGGAGCCGAGCAGGTAGATGCCGGTGGTTGCTACGTGATGCCAGGGGGCATTGATCCTCAAACACATATGCAATTGCCCTTCATGGGCACGCATGCAGTAGATGATTTCTATACCGGTACAGCATCCATGCTAACCGGTGGCACCACGATGTTGATTGATTTCGTGATTCCAAGCCCTCAAACCCGGCTGCTGGAAGCGTACAACACCTGGCAGGATTGGGCGCAGAAAGCTGCCGCCGATTATAGTTTTCACATCGCTGTTACGTGGTGGGATGAGTCGGTCCCCAAAGACATGGAAACACTTGCAACTGAGCATGGCATCAACAGTTTTAAGCATTTCATGGCCTATAAAGGCGCCATTATGGCCGACGATGAGATCCTGGTCGCGAGCTTTGAAAAGGCGCGAGAATTGGGGGCGTTGGTTACGGTTCACGCGGAAAATGGCGAGCTCGTAAGTCACTTGCAACGACGCGTGTTGGAGCAGGGAATCACAGGGCCTGAAGGTCATCCTCTTTCAAGACCACCTGAAGTGGAAGGTGAAGCTGCCAACCGGGCGATTCGTATCGCTGAGATGGTGGGTGTGCCCCTTTATATTGTTCACACGTCCTCAAAAGATGCCTTGGATGCGGTTATTGCTGCGCGACTAAGAGGCCAAACGGTCTTTAGCGAAGTATTGTCTCAGCACCTGGTGATTGACGACAGTGTCTACCGCAATCCCGATTGGAGAACAGCAGCGCATCACGTGATGAGCCCTCCTTTTAGACCTCCGCATCATCAGGAAGCACTCTGGTGTGGTTTGCAGTCGGGACTTATTCAGACCACGGCTACGGATCACTGCACATTTGTGACTGAGCAAAAAGAAGCAGGCCGTCATGATTTCACCAAAATACCAAATGGAACAGGTGGTTTAGAGGACCGAATGAGTATTCTCTGGCACCACGGTGTGAACAAAGGCCGGCTGACACCCAATGAATTTGTGGCGGTAACGTCTACGAATGCGGCTAAGATTTTTAACATCCATCCACGCAAAGGAGCGATTACAGTGGGCGCGGATGCTGATGTTATTGTTTGGGATCCGGAGAAATCGAGAACCATCAGTGCGAAAACGCATTATCAAAAAGTGGATTTCAATATTTTCGAAGGTATGGAAATTCAAGGTGTGAATATTGCCACGGTTAGCAATGGTAAACTGGTCTACACCGACGGCGATTTGCGTGCAGAACGTGGCGCAGGGCGCTATGTGAAGCGCCCGTGCCATGCTCCGTACACCAAAGCTCTGGCAAAACGGCAGGAATCTAAGAGCCGCTCTTAA